In the Arachis ipaensis cultivar K30076 chromosome B10, Araip1.1, whole genome shotgun sequence genome, one interval contains:
- the LOC107621359 gene encoding uncharacterized protein LOC107621359 yields the protein MNFKMLKNFTLPITLTPYKGIGDPKVHVTKFKSIIFLNSDSDSILCRSFPTFLDGAALLWFSNLPTGSITSFDEFAKMFINHFAAFKIYVRDSDYLSTIKQGQHESLKDYMTRFTTAAMEIPDLNPEVQLNAIKSGLRPGKFQEAIAVAKPKTLEEFRDKATGQIEIEEFCKTRRNERPPSRKEEERPYRSQNKSSKKPFKLVLKFDSYTKFNTKREDIIKEILHNKLISLI from the coding sequence ATGAATTTCAAAATGCTTAAGAATTTTACACTCCCTATTACTTTAACACCATATAAGGGGATCGGAGATCCTAAAGTTCATGTCACAAAATTCAAGTCTATAATATTCCTCAATAGTGACTCCGATTCCATCCTGTGCCGATCTTTTCCAACTTTTTTAGATGGAGCTGCCTTATTATGGTTTTCTAATTTGCCTACAGGATCCATAACCAGCTTTGATGAGTTTGCCAAGATGTTCATCAATCATTTCGCAGCGTTCAAAATCTATGTGAGAGACTCGGACTACCTCAGCACAATTAAGCAAGGGCAGCACGAAAGCCTAAAAGACTACATGACACGTTTTACAACAGCGGCCATGGAAATCCCTGACCTTAACCCAGAGGTACAGTTGAATGCTATAAAGAGTGGCCTTCGACCTGGAAAATTCCAGGAAGCTATCGCTGTGGCAAAACCAAAGACGTTGGAAGAGTTCCGAGACAAAGCAACTGGACAAATCGAAATAGAGGAGTTTTGCAAAACTCGGAGGAATGAGAGACCACCATccaggaaggaagaagaaagaccTTACAGGTCCCAGAACAAATCTTCCAAAAAACCCTTCAAGCTAGTTCTAAAATTCGATTCATATACCAAGTTCAACACCAAAAGGGAAGACATAATCAAAGAAATCCTTCACAATAAGCTCATAAGCCTAATCTAA